From Candidatus Stygibacter australis, the proteins below share one genomic window:
- a CDS encoding four helix bundle protein — translation MNHKELDVWKKSMDFVTEIYNVTKQFPNEEKFGLTNQIRRAGVSIPSNIACPV, via the coding sequence ATGAATCATAAAGAGCTTGATGTTTGGAAAAAAAGTATGGATTTTGTTACCGAAATATACAATGTAACTAAACAATTTCCTAATGAAGAGAAATTTGGACTTACTAATCAAATTCGTAGAGCTGGAGTATCGATTCCATCCAATATTGCCTGCCCCGTGTAA
- a CDS encoding four helix bundle protein yields MMLSNKTYYTGQEGAARGTNKDFIRFLHIALGSATEVETQIIITMRLGYVDSVKQDDLLYELNDIKKMLVGLIKYLKGKSV; encoded by the coding sequence ATGATGCTTAGCAATAAAACATATTACACAGGGCAAGAAGGTGCAGCCAGAGGTACTAATAAGGATTTTATACGTTTCCTTCATATCGCTTTGGGATCTGCAACTGAAGTAGAAACGCAGATAATTATCACGATGAGATTAGGCTATGTTGATTCGGTAAAGCAAGATGATCTTTTATACGAGCTTAATGATATAAAAAAAATGCTCGTAGGTTTAATAAAGTATTTAAAGGGAAAATCAGTATGA